One part of the Odontesthes bonariensis isolate fOdoBon6 chromosome 15, fOdoBon6.hap1, whole genome shotgun sequence genome encodes these proteins:
- the axdnd1 gene encoding axonemal dynein light chain domain-containing protein 1, whose amino-acid sequence MSASSRANSAPSFSRPKRASNTTVAKLNIQVPAETRKKQPLPVKHIPHELLVSLTSTVCNRSTQGHASHCRHCEGCGIRRPDAVWHHPLGRKKYKYFLEQPTSLTGAGRDISFLCDAAVNQRKTTPLPPMSEKNDVGKTQNLSVSENVIPEEYHIVKNKGIRCLEFYEDAFTVQLKDEEQKLRVLPSLKPSGRLEVVQLMSMMDDMLEKAGVDQQREELTELSQLEGLLDLVKIEQNIYNIVFHELIRQVTVGCAERGQLLAKLRQRYQSLLDRIPRRLKALHTEAVAQRALDRRLTEEINRIKTSIQQLSTELSKIRAHDALVSQQAQHAHQQLAEALRQTHSNSDVVRGYHELYELHRSRLEAQLLHMTEDRDCWSQFTLSLALKVISMKRLQVVSRLYVSEQGWFNTAEHCLLYLSTKDTEDLNGIVECSGCWKEQLVTFISELKTIEHAQCEQIRATQQGITRWFSFLATQNECLDPKYDKASVEEIHTDLKQWSDMLALQCDHYQGEKQLMFQQKLGKLHIAQDKWLNISLQLIERHPSPHVEGLEGQQALRELDRIFSELLKQLDTQVSGESGTHRLIMSLVALMEPWVSKTAAVIGRPEMMPASDWLKLEEELYEWRILTEETVQHFSSMQTENKVDTNKLDMYTETERLLEDVQEFKTSLSNVIEGENQRLREEVSSVHMALTRWMLDLLLVMVPDHSEEQFQEQEHHNTMNTSLKTLDEVASMLTEKLDFFSSYITRSCNLILEERALLDAHKYESENKLNEFRKLQDHCADWVETSKILLAGVGGDPVELLIEQPALTSSSTGPADSMDTQVCKEASAELTTDNINEIKDETEAAPQEGELTVCKSPVVKLISSDGHIIQKNLGESTVHLTGTDEPVVSPATEEAQKAFSDLNTQGLLLRELHDSEVRVQSAEQRALTAEEALQAALEQIQDLERQLHGQPSLELKTDDERKKTPPPSPPTATTSAPTKKTATEAKPASSTKKTKKR is encoded by the exons ATGTCGGCGTCCAGCAGGGCCAATTCAGCACCAAGTTTTTCGAGGCCAAAGCGAGCATCGAACACCACAG tggcAAAGCTGAATATTCAAGTTCCAGCAGAGACCAGAAAGAAACAGCCTCTTCCTGTCAAACACATCCCACATGAGCTCCTGGTCAGCCTTACCTCCACTGTCTGCAACAGGAGCACACAGGGGCACGCTTCACACTGTCGGCACTGTGAG GGCTGTGGAATCAGACGGCCGGATGCAGTTTGGCATCATCCACTTGGACGCAAGAAATACAAATACTTTCTAGAGCAGCCAACGTCCCTGACAGGAGCTGGAAG GGATATTTCATTCCTGTGCGATGCTGCGGTCAACCAGAGGAAGACAACACCCCTCCCGCCTATGAGTGAAAAGAACGACGTTGGCAAGACACAG AACTTGAGTGTCTCAGAAAATGTGATCCCAGAAGAGTATCACATTGTGAAAAATAAAGGAATCCGGTGCCTTGAGTTCTATGAAGA CGCATTCACAGTGCAGCTTAAGGATGAAGAGCAGAAGTTACGGGTCCTTCCATCACT GAAGCCCAGTGGCAGGCTGGAAGTGGTCCAGCTGATGAGTATGATGGATGACATGCTGGAGAAGGCTGGAGTGGATCAGCAGAGAGAGGAACTGACCGAGCTCTCCCAA CTAGAGGGCCTGCTTGACCTGGTGAAGATTGAGCAAAACATCTACAACATTGTTTTCCATGAACTCATCAGGCAGGTTACTGTGGGCTGTGCTGAGAGAGGACAACTACTCGCCAAACTCAG ACAGCGCTACCAGTCTCTGCTGGACAGAATCCCACGCCGTCTGAAAGCCCTACACACAGAGGCAGTGGCACAACGGGCTCTAGACCGCCGGCTTACCGAGGAAATCAACCGCATCAAGACATCTATCCAGCAGCTAAGCAC GGAACTGTCCAAAATCAGAGCCCATGATGCCCTCGTGTCCCAGCAGGCACAGCACGCTCACCAGCAGCTGGCCGAGGCACTCAGACAGACTCACAGCAACTCAGA CGTGGTCCGGGGCTACCACGAGCTGTATGAGCTGCATAGGTCTCGCCTGGAAGCTCAGCTGCTCCATATGACCGAGGACAGAGACTGCTGGAGCCAGTTCACCTTGAGCCTTGCCCTAAAG GTGATCAGTAtgaagaggctgcaggtggtcAGTCGGCTGTATGTCAGTGAGCAGGGTTGGTTCAACACAGCTGAACACTGCCTCCTCTACCTCTCAACAAAG GATACAGAAGACCTGAATGGTATCGTGGAGTGTTCTGGCTGCTGGAAAGAGCAGTTGGTTACTTTCATATCTGAACTGAAGACGATTGAGCATGCTCAGTGTGAACAGATCAGGGCCACCCAGCAGGGCATCACCAGATGGTTCTCCTTCCTCGCCACACAAAATGA GTGCCTTGATCCAAAGTATGACAAAGCATCAGTGGAAGAGATTCATACTGATCTGAAGCAGTGGTCCGAT ATGTTGGCTCTCCAATGTGATCATTACCAAGGTGAAAAACAGCTTATGTTTCAGCAGAAACTGGGGAAACTTCACATTGCACAGGACAagtggctgaacatcagccttCAGCTGATTGAAAGACACCCTTCTCCTCATGTTGAAGGCCTTGAAGGCCAACAGGCCTTAAGAGAGCTGGACAGGATCTTCTCTGAGCTCCTCAAACAGCTGGACACGCAAGTCAGTGGAGAGAGTG GCACCCACAGACTGATCATGTCACTGGTTGCATTgatggagccctgggtttccaAAACTGCTGCAGTGATTGGACGGCCAGAAATGATGCCTGCCTCTGATTGGCTTAAGCTGGAGGAAGAGTTGTATGAGTGGCGAATATTAACTGAAGAAACAGTACAGCACTTCTCATCCATGCAGACAGAGAACAAAGTGGACACAAATAAGCTGGACATGta CACAGAGACAGAAAGGTTGTTGGAAGACGTGCAggagttcaaaaccagcctttCCAACGTAATTGAGGGTGAAAACCAGAGGCTCCGAGAAGAA GTTAGTTCTGTCCACATGGCTCTGACTCGCTGGATGTTGGATTTGTTGCTGGTAATGGTACCTGACCATAGCGAGGAGCAGTTCCAAGAACAGGAGCATCACAACACCATGAATACCTCACTAAAGACTCTGGATGAGGTTGCCAGTATGCTGACTGAgaaactggactttttttccAGCTACATTACCAG ATCATGCAACCTGATTCTGGAGGAGCGTGCTCTCCTGGACGCACATAAATATGAGAGTGAAAATAAGTTAAATGAGTTCAGAAAGCTGCAG GACCACTGCGCTGACTGGGTGGAGACCAGTAAAATACTGCTGGCAGGAGTTGGTGGTGATCCTGTGGAGCTGCTTATCGAGCAGCCTGCCCTCACATCCAGCAGCACTGGTCCAGCAGACAGTATGGACACTCAG GTGTGTAAAGAGGCTTCAGCCGAGCTAACAACAGACAACATCAATGAGATCAAAGATGAGACTGAGGCAGCACCACAAGAG GGGGAGCTAACAGTTTGTAAGAGCCCTGTGGTGAAGCTGATAAGCTCTGATGGACACATCATTCAAAAAAATCTGGGAGAGAGCACAGTGCACTTGACCGGG ACTGATGAGCCGGTTGTGTCTCCTGCAACAGAAGAAGCCCAGAAAGCTTTCAGTGATCTCAACACACAAGGATTGCTGCTGAGAGAACTACA CGATTCTGAGGTGCGAGTGCAGAGTGCCGAGCAAAGAGCCCTGACAGCTGAGGAGGCCCTGCAGGCAGCACTGGAGCAGATTCAAGACCTGGAGAGACAGCTGCATGGTCAACCCAGTCTGGAGCTCAAAACTGATGACG agagaaagaaaacccCACCTCCTTCCCCACCAACAGCGACAACGTCAGCTCcaacaaagaaaacagcaaCTGAAGCCAAACCAGCAAGTAGCACCAAAAAGACCAAGAAACGATGA
- the nphs2 gene encoding podocin, whose amino-acid sequence MTSSQPSAGMEKSSNPQPRTMPQKGRDRGALELSRNQRQRIPKAGRLPEDPSVRKDRQKKEKPETNQAEVEQEAEVKLRSTVVDIDRVRDDEIKEENLGLLEAAEHEDGLKHKNLGVFEWLLMVFVLALILLFLPISIWFCVKVVREHERAVIFRLGHLLRGRPRGPGLLFYLPLLDVCHKVDIRLRMLKVPFHMVVTKDLVRPELSAVCYYQIENVALCSAALSSLTSVLQSLVQAAVRDVFAQHTFSHILLHRRRIGEQIQVVVDSVACRWGIRVERADIDELSFPVELQQSLAAEAEAKRQPQVRGKAAESETAAWEGFRSSFRLLHPALVLPLPPDLLNMNSDLSSLPPPPPPAVEEERGKTAGMQGTDSSMM is encoded by the exons ATGACATCATCCCAGCCTTCTGCCGGTATGGAGAAATCCTCAAATCCTCAACCAAGAACAATGCCTCAGAAAGGGAGGGATAGGGGAGCTCTAGAGCTTTCAAGAAATCAACGTCAAAGGATACCCAAAGCGGGTCGGCTCCCTGAGGATCCATCAGTAAGGAAGGACAGGCAGAAGAAGGAAAAGCCAGAGACAAACCAGGCGGAGGTGGAGCAGGAGGCAGAGGTTAAACTGAGATCTACTGTGGTGGACATAGACAGGGTTAGAGATGATGAGATCAAGGAGGAGAACCTGGGGCTCTTGGAAGCAGCAGAGCATGAAGACG GTCTAAAGCACAAGAACCTGGGAGTGTTTGAGTGGCTCCTGATGGTCTTTGTCTTGGCTTtgattctcctcttcctcccaatTTCCATCTGGTTCTGTGTAAAA GTTGTGAGAGAGCATGAGAGAGCTGTAATCTTCAGACTCGGTCACCTATTGCGTGGAAGACCCAGGGGACCAG GCCTACTTTTCTACCTTCCACTTCTAGATGTGTGTCACAAAGTTGACATCCGACTCAGAATGTTGAAGGTTCCCTTTCACATG GTGGTGACGAAGGACTTGGTGAGGCCAGAGCTGAGTGCAGTGTGTTATTACCAAATAGAGAATGTGGCTCTGTGCAGTGCAGCTCTATCCAGTCTGACCTCAGTGCTACAGAGTCTGGTTCAGGCAGCCGTCAGAGACGTTTTCGCCCAACATACTTTCAGTCACATCTTGCTGCACAGGCGGAGGATCGGCGAGCAGATACAAGTCGTCGTCGACTCTGTTGCCTGTCGCTGGGGCATCAGGGTGGAGAGAGCAGACAT AGATGAGCTGAGTTTTCCCGTGGAGTTACAGCAGAGTCTAGCAGCAGAAGCTGAAGCCAAGAGACAGCCGCAGGTCAGA ggaaaagcagcagaaagtgaGACAGCCGCCTGGGAGGGTTTCAGGTCCTCCTTTCGTCTCCTCCACCCTGCGTTAGTCCTTCCCCTCCCTCCAGATCTTCTCAACATGAACTCtgacctctcctccctcccacCACCTCCTCCCCCCGCTGTGGAAGAAGAGAGAGGGAAGACCGCGGGGATGCAAGGGACAGACTCATCAATGATGTGA